The Chitinophagaceae bacterium genome includes a window with the following:
- a CDS encoding malic enzyme-like NAD(P)-binding protein, which translates to MRTKKKQHNALEYHSQFPAGKIEVISTKRVKNQKDLSFAYSPGVAEPCLEIYREKENVYKYTSKGNLVAVISNGTAVLGLGDIGAEASKPVMEGKGILFKKFAGIDVFDIEINEKRPDKFIEIVKSLEPTFGGINLEDIKAPECFQIEEELKKQMNIPVMHDDQHGTAIISSAALLNALEIAHKKINSIKVVILGAGAAGISCADMYVSLGMTKDNILMFDSKGLIHSSREDLNTMKQKYVVNGKQLTLKEAIKDADMFLGLSSADQITPDMLLSMADNPIVFALANPDPEISYPVAISTRKDIIMATGRSDYPNQVNNALGFPYIFRGALDVRALHINEEMKLAAAKSIAALAQETILESIIKIYKKENIFFGKNYLIPKIIDPRLISTVSPAVAKAAMQSGIAKNHIQDWEHYQQQLQMRVGNRKKQIF; encoded by the coding sequence ATGAGAACAAAAAAAAAACAACACAATGCTTTAGAATACCATTCTCAATTTCCTGCGGGTAAAATAGAAGTTATTTCTACGAAAAGGGTCAAAAATCAGAAAGACCTATCCTTCGCTTATTCCCCAGGCGTAGCCGAACCTTGTTTAGAGATATATAGAGAAAAAGAAAATGTTTATAAATATACATCTAAGGGAAACCTAGTGGCAGTTATCTCTAATGGAACAGCAGTTTTAGGATTAGGAGATATTGGAGCAGAAGCTTCCAAGCCCGTTATGGAGGGAAAAGGAATACTATTCAAAAAATTTGCAGGCATAGATGTATTTGATATAGAAATTAATGAAAAAAGACCAGACAAATTTATAGAAATAGTAAAGTCATTGGAACCCACTTTTGGAGGAATAAATTTAGAAGACATAAAAGCTCCCGAATGTTTTCAGATAGAAGAAGAACTCAAAAAACAAATGAATATACCCGTCATGCATGATGACCAACATGGGACTGCTATCATAAGTTCCGCCGCTCTTTTAAATGCTTTAGAAATCGCCCATAAAAAAATAAATTCTATCAAAGTAGTTATTTTAGGCGCAGGGGCTGCAGGCATTTCTTGTGCTGATATGTATGTTTCTTTGGGAATGACAAAAGATAATATACTTATGTTTGATAGTAAAGGTCTTATTCATAGTTCTCGAGAAGATTTAAACACTATGAAACAAAAATATGTTGTCAATGGAAAACAACTCACTCTAAAAGAAGCAATAAAAGATGCCGATATGTTTTTAGGCCTTTCCTCTGCCGACCAAATAACTCCCGATATGCTTTTGTCGATGGCTGATAACCCTATAGTATTTGCCTTAGCAAATCCCGATCCTGAAATTTCCTACCCCGTTGCTATATCCACTCGAAAAGATATTATTATGGCAACCGGAAGAAGCGATTACCCAAACCAAGTGAATAATGCTTTAGGATTCCCCTATATTTTTAGAGGCGCTTTGGATGTGAGAGCTCTTCATATAAATGAAGAAATGAAACTTGCGGCAGCAAAGTCCATTGCAGCACTAGCCCAAGAAACTATTTTAGAATCTATAATAAAAATATATAAAAAAGAAAATATATTCTTTGGAAAAAATTACCTTATCCCGAAAATTATAGATCCCCGTTTGATAAGCACTGTATCTCCAGCAGTCGCAAAAGCTGCTATGCAATCGGGCATTGCTAAAAATCATATTCAAGATTGGGAACATTACCAACAACAATTACAAATGAGAGTAGGAAATAGAAAAAAACAGATCTTTTAA
- a CDS encoding efflux RND transporter periplasmic adaptor subunit produces MKYLSLLLLLILNGCSEVSTEKKTQTLPLHTFLEETNTIKLTHEQANSLKIETARLEKRQVYSLIRASGKIDLPPENKVSIHVPISGYLVSIKLLPGMVVKQNQVLAVLQDYAYIQIQEDYLLAKADLELTQQEYIRQKDLFEMKAISDKVFYQTKNTFYTKKIKWNSLIQKLSLLNINHENLTQDNISKNITITSPINGIVMRVFVNKGQYISSTETIVELINTEDVHLSLKVFEKDIHALKIGQKIIAFTNNNPDQKHECEIILISKNIDTDGVVEVHCHFVDFDANILVGMYMNAEIHTKPVDAFAIPEKAIVNFEGKDYIFTSDGNNIFHAVEVEIGNKEDGFVEIKNYAQLLNKDIVVQNSYDILMALKNKPEE; encoded by the coding sequence ATGAAATACCTATCTCTCTTATTGCTCTTGATTTTGAACGGATGTTCTGAAGTTTCTACCGAAAAAAAAACACAAACACTTCCTCTCCATACTTTTTTGGAAGAAACAAATACCATAAAACTCACTCATGAACAAGCAAATTCTCTAAAAATAGAGACAGCACGTTTAGAGAAAAGACAGGTATATTCTCTCATAAGAGCAAGTGGTAAAATAGATCTCCCTCCCGAAAACAAAGTATCTATTCACGTTCCCATATCGGGTTATTTAGTAAGTATAAAACTGTTGCCCGGAATGGTGGTGAAGCAAAACCAAGTGTTAGCCGTTTTGCAGGATTATGCTTATATTCAGATACAAGAAGATTATTTATTAGCAAAAGCAGATTTAGAACTCACCCAGCAAGAATATATCCGACAAAAAGACCTCTTTGAAATGAAAGCAATAAGCGATAAAGTATTCTATCAGACAAAAAATACATTTTATACAAAAAAAATAAAATGGAACTCCCTTATCCAAAAACTATCTCTGCTCAATATAAACCACGAAAACCTCACCCAAGATAATATATCAAAAAATATAACTATTACTTCCCCAATAAATGGAATAGTGATGCGAGTCTTTGTGAATAAAGGGCAGTATATATCTTCTACAGAAACAATTGTAGAACTCATAAACACCGAAGATGTTCATCTCTCCCTGAAGGTATTTGAAAAAGATATACACGCCCTCAAAATAGGACAAAAAATTATTGCTTTTACCAATAATAATCCCGATCAAAAGCACGAATGCGAGATTATATTGATAAGTAAAAATATAGACACTGACGGAGTCGTAGAGGTTCATTGCCATTTCGTTGATTTTGACGCAAACATACTCGTCGGAATGTATATGAATGCAGAGATACACACAAAACCAGTCGATGCCTTTGCTATCCCCGAAAAAGCCATCGTAAACTTTGAAGGTAAGGACTATATTTTTACATCCGATGGGAACAACATTTTTCATGCGGTAGAAGTAGAAATTGGAAACAAAGAAGATGGTTTTGTGGAAATAAAAAATTATGCCCAACTTCTCAACAAAGATATTGTAGTGCAGAACAGTTATGATATTCTCATGGCTTTAAAGAATAAACCCGAAGAATGA